Part of the Streptomyces europaeiscabiei genome is shown below.
GCGGTGGTGCGGTTGATGACGATGGCGCCCTTGTTGCTGTTCTCGGTGAAGCCGTTGCCCGCGTTGTCCCAGGCTGCCGAGTTGTTGATGACATGGGCGACGGTCTCGCCGTCGCCACCCAGCTTGTAGCCGTTGCCGTCGCCCGCGAACGCGGAGTCCGACCAGCGGTTCCTGCCGTTGCCCATCGCCCAGGTGTGCTCGACGGTGACCGGCGACGAGAAGGACCAGAAGTCCAGACCGTCGTCCGAGTTGTTGTAGAGGCGGGCTCCGGTGATGAGGTTGCCGGAGCCGGAGCCGAACTTCACGGCGATGCCGTCGGCGTTCTCCCCGTGGTTGGCCGGGTCGTAGTGGCCGTAGGAGTCGATGTTCCGGACGGTGTTGTTGGTGGTGCTGTCGCCGGTGAGCGTGAAGCCGGAGTCGCCGCCGTTGATGGTCTTGATGTTGTCCCAGACCGTGGAGGCGCAGGACTGGCAGACGACCGCGCTGTCCGGGGAGTTCTGGAACGTGATCCCGGAGACGGTCCAGTAGTCGGCGGTCAGCTTGAAGATCCAGTCGCCGTCGGGGAGGTTCGACCCGTCGATCTTCACGGTCTCCGAGCCGTACGGCTGGAGGTGTATCCGGCTGGAGGAGGTGCCGTTCGCCGTCGACTGGATGGTCGCCGTCGGGTAGTACGTGCCGCCGCGCACCTGGATGACCGTGCCCGCGGTGGCGTTCTTGATGGCGTTGGACAGGTCGGTGGAGTTGCTGACGACGACGGTCGCGGCGTGCGCCTGGGTGGGGAGCACTGCCAGACCGGCGCCGAGGGCCAGGGCCGTGCCCAGGGCGAGAGTGGTACGACGAGACATGGAGAGCGGTTCCTTTCTCGTGCGGGTGGGGTGGTTCACAGGACGGTGTCGAGCCAGTCGAAGGCCTCGTCCTGCAGAGGTGCGG
Proteins encoded:
- a CDS encoding right-handed parallel beta-helix repeat-containing protein, translated to MSRRTTLALGTALALGAGLAVLPTQAHAATVVVSNSTDLSNAIKNATAGTVIQVRGGTYYPTATIQSTANGTSSSRIHLQPYGSETVKIDGSNLPDGDWIFKLTADYWTVSGITFQNSPDSAVVCQSCASTVWDNIKTINGGDSGFTLTGDSTTNNTVRNIDSYGHYDPANHGENADGIAVKFGSGSGNLITGARLYNNSDDGLDFWSFSSPVTVEHTWAMGNGRNRWSDSAFAGDGNGYKLGGDGETVAHVINNSAAWDNAGNGFTENSNKGAIVINRTTAYANAKWGYYFATGTARLGRNLAVSNSGGSVNKGSSVVSSGNNWDSGVSTPAFRSTNASTTFNARSSSGTLPATTFLTTGSTTIGATMN